A window from Candidatus Delongbacteria bacterium encodes these proteins:
- a CDS encoding MBL fold metallo-hydrolase, translating into MSLRACVLASGSAGNAVLVRGGQGALLVDAGLGLRDLGRRLAAVECDPDELAGILLTHEHSDHVGCAPSLARRLGIPVWCSRGTAAATERYWTDVTRPLPVRAGEVFEVAGLRVEAWACSHDAREPLQFGVEEGPARLAVCTDLGCVTDVVRESLRRRHLLILESNHDQGLLLKGSYPAFLKRRILGDRGHLSNQQCADVLCHVAGPELRHVILGHLSRENNRPELALEAAGRALESSTHGSIRLDCARQDQVGDWLDVFSGQTC; encoded by the coding sequence GTGAGCCTTCGGGCTTGCGTCCTGGCCTCGGGTTCCGCGGGAAACGCCGTGCTGGTGCGGGGTGGGCAAGGCGCGTTGCTGGTGGACGCGGGTCTGGGGCTGCGCGATCTGGGACGCCGTCTGGCCGCCGTGGAGTGCGATCCGGACGAGTTGGCCGGCATCCTGTTGACACACGAGCACAGCGACCACGTGGGCTGTGCGCCTTCCCTGGCGCGGCGACTGGGCATTCCGGTCTGGTGCAGCCGGGGCACGGCGGCGGCAACGGAGCGGTACTGGACGGATGTGACACGTCCGCTGCCCGTGCGGGCGGGCGAGGTGTTCGAGGTGGCGGGTCTGCGGGTGGAAGCCTGGGCCTGCTCGCACGATGCGCGGGAGCCGCTTCAGTTCGGAGTGGAGGAAGGTCCGGCGCGACTGGCGGTCTGCACCGATCTGGGCTGTGTCACGGACGTGGTCCGCGAGTCCCTGCGGCGCCGGCACTTATTGATCCTTGAATCCAACCACGACCAAGGGCTGTTGTTGAAGGGGTCCTATCCGGCCTTTCTCAAGCGTCGGATCCTGGGCGATCGCGGTCACCTTTCCAATCAGCAATGCGCGGATGTCTTGTGCCACGTGGCCGGACCCGAATTGCGGCATGTGATCCTGGGCCACTTGAGCCGGGAGAACAATCGACCGGAATTGGCTCTGGAAGCGGCGGGCCGGGCTCTGGAAAGCTCGACCCACGGGTCGATTCGCCTGGATTGTGCCAGGCAGGATCAGGTTGGAGATTGGCTTGATGTTTTTTCCGGGCAGACATGCTAG
- a CDS encoding peptidylprolyl isomerase has protein sequence MNKQFLLKTNLGEIVLELDYEKAPKTCANFESYVQKGHYNGTVFHRVISNFMIQGGGMDSTMAERATDPAIENEAANGLKNLRGTIAMARTNAVHSATSQFFINVVDNDFLNHRSPDPQGFGYCVFGHVVKGLETVDAIKSVPTGSKGMYRDVPQQPVVIESITRLP, from the coding sequence ATGAACAAGCAGTTTCTGCTCAAGACCAACCTGGGCGAGATCGTCCTGGAGCTGGACTACGAGAAGGCGCCCAAGACCTGCGCCAACTTTGAGAGCTACGTCCAGAAGGGACATTACAACGGGACCGTGTTCCACCGCGTGATCAGCAACTTCATGATCCAGGGCGGCGGAATGGATTCCACCATGGCCGAGCGGGCCACGGATCCGGCCATCGAGAATGAGGCCGCCAACGGCCTGAAGAATCTGCGGGGCACCATCGCCATGGCCCGGACCAACGCCGTGCACAGCGCCACCAGCCAGTTCTTCATCAACGTCGTGGACAACGATTTCCTCAACCACCGCAGCCCCGATCCCCAGGGCTTCGGCTACTGCGTGTTCGGTCACGTGGTGAAGGGTTTGGAGACGGTGGACGCCATCAAGTCCGTGCCCACCGGCAGCAAGGGCATGTACCGCGACGTGCCGCAGCAGCCCGTGGTGATCGAGTCGATCACGCGGCTGCCCTGA
- the pyrF gene encoding orotidine-5'-phosphate decarboxylase has protein sequence MQFLTTHLARCGTRLCLGLDLDPERIPDRYQSLPDPLGALGADIVEATADLVAAFKPNAAFYEQQGPAGWQSLTELVARIGSRAFVIVDAKRGDIGNTSARYARAFFDRMGAHALTLAPYMGRDSVEPFLAGRAAPVDQLGPGMGAYVLALTSNPGAADFQLLPVDGRPLYWRVLEMLERWNSGWAAGRLGAVVGATRAEELAAVRQAFPALPLLIPGVGAQGGDLDAVQAALRLGHGPALINVSRDVLYGRDPVAEPEAVRERARDYARRLDLL, from the coding sequence ATGCAATTCCTCACAACCCATCTGGCCCGCTGCGGCACCCGCCTTTGCCTGGGCCTGGACCTCGACCCGGAGCGCATCCCCGACCGCTACCAGAGCCTGCCGGATCCCCTGGGGGCCCTGGGCGCGGACATCGTGGAGGCCACGGCGGACCTGGTGGCCGCCTTCAAGCCCAACGCGGCCTTCTACGAACAGCAGGGGCCTGCCGGCTGGCAGAGTCTGACGGAGCTGGTGGCCCGCATCGGGTCGCGCGCCTTCGTCATCGTGGACGCCAAGCGCGGTGACATCGGCAACACCAGCGCGCGCTACGCCCGGGCCTTCTTCGACCGGATGGGCGCCCACGCGCTGACCCTGGCGCCCTACATGGGCCGCGACAGCGTGGAACCCTTCCTGGCGGGGCGCGCGGCGCCCGTGGACCAGCTGGGACCGGGCATGGGCGCGTACGTGCTGGCCCTGACTTCCAACCCGGGCGCGGCGGACTTCCAACTGCTCCCGGTGGACGGCCGGCCCCTCTACTGGCGCGTGCTGGAGATGCTGGAGCGCTGGAACTCCGGCTGGGCGGCGGGTCGCCTGGGCGCCGTGGTGGGCGCCACCCGGGCGGAGGAACTGGCCGCGGTGCGGCAGGCCTTTCCCGCCCTGCCGCTGCTCATCCCCGGTGTGGGCGCCCAGGGTGGCGACCTGGACGCCGTCCAGGCCGCGCTGCGGCTGGGCCATGGACCGGCGCTGATCAATGTCTCACGCGACGTGTTGTACGGCCGGGACCCGGTGGCCGAACCCGAGGCCGTGCGCGAACGCGCGCGGGACTACGCCCGCCGGCTGGACCTGCTCTGA
- a CDS encoding helix-turn-helix domain-containing GNAT family N-acetyltransferase: protein MRQDLVRDLGELALATRLRRLSERLLAGVDELYRELGQPFEGRWFGLVQALAREDGRGVVELAAEVGLSHTAVAQLLRELDAAGWTGRQPDPRDARRQRVRVTRAGRQRLTELAPVWEAVRRATAGLLAEEAPDLLVRLEALEERLERAPLADRMLQELGRPSRRRLRVVAYRPAYRRLFAELNLAWLNEHFTPDEQDLRLLADPAGRVLRRGGRILVALWEEQPVGVCALLRHGAGDYELAKLAVDPARRRRGAGEALVRAACAEARALGATRLWLLTHPRLVDAQRLYLKLGFQLAGTDDQAHARPSLRLERVLDPAEDFS from the coding sequence ATGAGGCAGGACCTGGTGCGCGACTTGGGCGAGCTGGCGCTGGCGACGCGCCTGCGCCGTCTGAGCGAGCGGCTGCTGGCGGGCGTGGACGAGCTCTACCGGGAATTGGGTCAGCCCTTCGAGGGGCGCTGGTTCGGACTGGTCCAGGCCCTGGCCCGGGAGGACGGCCGCGGCGTGGTGGAACTGGCCGCCGAGGTGGGGCTGAGTCACACGGCCGTGGCCCAGCTGCTGCGCGAGCTGGACGCGGCGGGCTGGACCGGGCGGCAGCCGGATCCCCGGGATGCCCGGCGCCAGCGCGTGCGGGTGACCCGCGCCGGCCGGCAGCGCCTGACGGAGCTGGCACCCGTCTGGGAAGCCGTTCGCCGGGCCACGGCCGGACTGCTGGCGGAGGAGGCCCCGGACCTGCTGGTCCGTCTGGAAGCCCTGGAGGAGCGGCTGGAGCGGGCTCCCCTGGCCGATCGCATGTTGCAGGAACTGGGCCGGCCGTCTCGGCGCCGCCTGCGCGTGGTCGCCTACCGACCGGCCTACCGCCGGCTCTTCGCGGAACTCAACCTGGCCTGGCTGAACGAACACTTCACGCCGGATGAGCAGGACCTGCGGCTGCTGGCCGATCCCGCCGGCCGCGTGCTGCGCCGGGGCGGGCGGATCCTGGTGGCCCTCTGGGAGGAGCAGCCGGTGGGAGTCTGCGCGTTGCTCCGACACGGCGCGGGCGACTACGAACTGGCCAAGCTGGCCGTGGATCCGGCCCGACGGCGGCGCGGCGCGGGCGAGGCCTTGGTGCGTGCGGCCTGCGCCGAAGCCCGCGCGCTGGGCGCCACACGGCTCTGGCTGCTCACGCATCCCCGGTTGGTGGACGCGCAGCGCCTCTACCTGAAGCTCGGGTTCCAGCTGGCCGGGACGGACGATCAGGCCCACGCCCGGCCCTCCCTGCGCCTGGAGCGGGTCCTGGACCCGGCTGAGGATTTCTCGTAA
- the pyrE gene encoding orotate phosphoribosyltransferase yields MTPLDMLLESRALLEGHFLLTSGRHSPNYFQCALVLQHPVYARTLCGLLAESFRALEPQSVIAPAVGGIVVAVETGRQLGVPARFAERQEGRMTLRRGFQLEPGERVLVVEDVVTTGGSVQEVIDLVAAAGAVPVGVGVIVDRSAGRTCFIHQGRALHLAACHTQDVVSYAADDCPLCRMGSVPIKPGSRGLA; encoded by the coding sequence ATGACTCCCCTGGACATGCTGCTGGAGAGCCGGGCCCTGCTGGAGGGACACTTTCTGCTGACCAGCGGGCGCCACAGCCCCAACTACTTCCAGTGCGCCCTGGTGCTGCAACACCCCGTCTACGCCCGGACTCTTTGCGGGCTGCTGGCCGAGTCCTTCCGCGCCCTGGAGCCCCAGAGCGTGATCGCGCCGGCGGTGGGCGGCATCGTGGTGGCCGTGGAGACGGGCCGACAGCTGGGCGTGCCCGCCCGCTTCGCCGAACGCCAGGAGGGCCGGATGACCCTGCGCCGCGGCTTCCAATTGGAGCCGGGCGAGCGCGTGCTGGTGGTCGAGGACGTGGTCACCACCGGGGGCTCCGTCCAGGAGGTGATCGACCTGGTGGCCGCCGCCGGCGCCGTTCCGGTGGGCGTCGGGGTCATTGTGGACAGATCCGCTGGCAGGACTTGTTTTATTCATCAAGGACGTGCATTACATTTGGCCGCCTGTCACACTCAGGATGTTGTTTCCTACGCCGCCGATGACTGTCCCCTCTGCCGGATGGGCTCTGTTCCCATCAAGCCCGGCAGCAGGGGGTTGGCGTGA